GGCGAATCAGCGCAAGTCTCGATAGAGGTCTGCGGTTGGAGAATCGGGTATGCGAATCTAGAACGTTGCGAGCAGGGACCAAAGAGCTCTGCGTACATACCACGGAATGCTCCGTACATACAGCCGGCGGCGAGGGGCCTATGATATTCTGCAGCAGTGCTCCAAAATACGGATCAATCCGCGGTGGATTATAGACtacgtacagagtacagaagAGTTATTTATGGACACGCAAATTCAGGCTGCGATCAGGTCGCAATCGGCCCACTCTAGACCCGTAGGCGAAGTGGAAGAAAACCCAGATCAAAGTATTAGGACTTCGGTAGCACATCGGGTCACATTCCCAGGTCATTGTCATTTTTCTGAGCACCGGTAGGTAGCATAGCAGTTTATGGAGGGACAATCATCGGATGACAGTCTCACGTGGAGGTCGCAGCTAGAGCCACCATTGTTCTGCACGAGAACAACCACTGGAGAAGACAACAAATTTGCGCTGCAAAATAAACTATTTTGGCGCCATTGGACTCGCATTCTTCATCGCCGTTGGGCGCAGATCCAGCGCTTTCTCGGTCTCATCAGCGCTTCGTTTCCCCGGCAGCATAACGCCGCCGAATTGCCATTTGACCGCCTCTTGTACACTCCCTCTACCATACAACTCCGTCCAAGTATTTATTATCTTTTGCATGGATTGCTGGTCTGAGCGGTATTGCAGTTGAACCAGTTTCTCTTTTGTTGCTGCCTCAGGGCATGTCCGATAGACCGTGAGTGCCTCCCTGTGTTTTGATCGAGTTTCATAAACAAACACCCGGTGACGTCGTTGGTTGGTCCCTTGTCTCAGCTAGTGTCGACAATCAACAATCCCAATCATCCTCGAATCTGGCTACAAATGCGTCGAATACTTGTTATCTAGCATCTGCTAACTCATTGTTCCCTCTTGCGTTTGCAGATATCGATGTCGTCGCCCGCTCCGCACCGCGCCTCCAACCGCGGGGGAAATCCTGCGACAACACCCAACAAAGGGCCCTCAGCACCGAAGCAGAAACCAGTGGATATCGGGAAACAGTTGGGACTCTACGACACGAGCTCCGTCCGTGCGAAGGTCCGCAAATGGCAACAACAAGGAGGAGGGGTAGTCGTCGCCAATGATTGTGTTTATtacgaggaggacgaggagaacAAGTCAGCCGCCAATAACTCTCAAGGGAGATCAACTGCGAGGGACAAGCAAACACGTACCTCAAAAATTCGGAGCGAAAGCACTCCCCGGAAACGAGTCATAAGTGATGAACATTGGAAGCTCAACCGGAATGCCCCTCAGACACCACAGACCAAGTTACCGCCGCCCAAGCGTATTTCAGAGTATACCACCAACGATTCGTTAGGCTCGCCACCACCTAGACGGGACAGAAGGGATACGATTAATGATGATAAGCCCAGGCCATCTCAGGCCTCGCGGAGTCGAGAACGGAGCAGGACCGCTGTTACCCCAGAGTCCGTCAGACAACACAGAAAATCCAAGTCCACCCATGATCTCTCTGCAAGGACCGGTAATGATACCAGCCGCCTTGAGCGACCAAGACCTTCATATTCCCGACCGGAAACGGAAGTAAGGTCTTTACCAGATGAACGGTCCGAAATATCAGAGAGATCGAGGACAAAGTCATTGCCCCCCGAGGCGGATATGGACTGGGCAACACTCGAAGAAAACTTCGCCGAGTTGTCGAAAAAGCGTGCGCGAGGGCTGGAACCAAGCGCTGCTAAACCGCGGCCCACTCCTGCTACTTCTCTTAAACCACCCAAGGGCGGTATTTTCAGCCATATGCTAGATGAATCGAGAAAGATGTTCGCGAGACCCGAACCGCCAAGGCCCAAAGGAACAAGAATCGAGGCGTGGCTCTCCGGAACCCCGGACACATTCACACACGATGGTGAATCGGATGTTGAGATTCCAGCGCCACTGAACATGCGACCCAACAAGGCCAAGCACTCCTCTCGTGACAGCTTGGATAGGCACCATACTCCTGATTCCCGTAGACGAGAAGGAAGCCATAATTCCGAACCACCATCTGAAAATCGGTCTCGGAGGAGGAGTACACACGTTCGACGTTCACGAGATAAGATCGAAGCCGACGAGGAGAAATCAACTGGAGAACTGTCGAGTTTGCGGGGGCCAGACCATACGCCTCCGCCATCGATTAGGAGAAAGTCTTCCGAAAGCAAGCAAGGCAGGTCTCCAGCCAATGATAAGGAAAGCGAAGCGTCTGAGAAAGCGCGCGAGAAGAGTGCGGAACCCGAACCAGAGGACGATGAGACGGAATTTCACCCTCCGGAGGAAGCAGAGGCATCTGATGACAAGGCGCTTGTTCCGTTTGGACGTGAAAGACCCTTTCCCACCACTGGCAATCGGCTCCCTACCATTGCCTCCGCTGAGTCGGACAAGGCAGGGGATGCCGAGAAACCAGAGGAACCAACAACTGAGCAAGGCCCGTCAGAGGAGGAGGCCAAGTCGATTCCGGTCCAGGAAGTTCCGGATTCAGAGGAACGCGATCAGTTTGACCCCAACTCTTTACCTCTCGTTACCACGCAATTGAAGCGACGGCTCACAACGCATGATGATCTCATCTCTGTTCTGTCTGGCTCGAACGGGAGGAGCCGAAGTCTTAGATCCGCCCGAAGCCTACGATCGAACAAGAGCCACGCTCCAAATGCGACCGTTACTGATTTACTTAGGGAGCTATCGGCAGATGAGGCCAAATACATGCGTGAGCTAAAGACGCTGGTCGGTGGTGTCATCCCAGTGCTTCTCACATGTGTTCTGTCGAGATCGGAATCGGCCGTTGCAGCAGGTCTGTTTCGGCCTTCTATGGACCCGAAGGATGAGATGAACTTTACGAGGCCGATAGTCGACATGGGTGTGGCCATCGAGCGTCTCAAGTCACTACACAAGCGTATTCCCCAAGACCAAGTTGACACCTTGCTACATTGGGCTACTGGCGCGCAGAAAGTGTATCGAGACTACCTCAAAGCTTGGAGATTGGGGTTTAAAGATGTAATTGTGAACTTGGCGCCTCTGGACGAGTCTGAGGCCGCGAAGAACAAGGATGACAAGGAAGATggcaataataataactcTGAAACAAGGAGCTTAGATGAAGGAATGGCACGGGACGAAAACGGTGACGTTGTGGATAGCGAGGGGGAGAAGGTTGACGTGGCATACCTGCTGAAACGGCCTCTGGTTCGGTTAAAGTATCTGGCCAAAACCTTTAAAGGCATCAACATGCTTCAACCGTCATCCAAAGCCGACGAAACTGCATCGTCTTACCAGGCCCTTGTCACAGAGGCTCGCCGTCGCGCCCGGGAAGAACGTGCCAGGTTAGAAGATGAATCTGCTGCGAGCATCGATCCGACTCGCGCTCGCGATCCGGCCACCCTCGGAGCCCTGGCTGGGGTCACCGTTGACCAGACACGACGTGTGAGAGCACGTGATTTCTTCAACTTGTCTCTTTACCACTCCACTGGTCAGGTCATTGACTGCCGCGCGGAACTTCTGATGAGAGACAATGCACCAATCAATGGTGCTGGCGGTGACCTGCTTATTTGCGAAATTGACCACTCGGACCGCTGGTTGCTTTTCCCGCCTATCGATGCTGGATGCGTTTCGGCTCgcaatggcgacaccaaggGCGAGGTTGTGGTCATGATCCGCAGTCCGCCAGGACAGGCGAAGGCCTGGCAGGAAGTCATTTCGCTCCAgatcgaagaggaagagatcgCATTCGAATGGATTCAGTTGCTTGGATTGCATCCTATCCCGCCAACTATCTGCAGAAGCCAGAGTTTTATTGATCGGGCAAGACAACGACAGAAGCAGttgcaacagcagcaggagcaACAAGAGCAAGATACTCCTCCCACTCTTCCAACAATTCAGGAAACACCTCCAAGCCCGAGACACCTTGATGTTCCTATCGGAGAAAAGGCAACCTCTCGTGCCGCCCGACGTTCCCTGACCCCCAAGGACCCATCCACAGAACCAAGTATCCTTGGATCTTCATTCGCATTGGAATCGCGAGATTCGTTGAGCACGGATATCACACGGCAATCTGACTATGTGTCAGAATCTGCTAGGCCTGCTACAGCGTCGCCACAGCCTTCTATCCTTCACTCCAGAGATCCCCGGGCCATGACTCCCGTGGACGATAAGTCTCCAGGGCTCAAGCGATCGAAAGCCAAACGAGTTTCCCGTATCGGTGAAAGCCCTTCGCCAGCTCCCGAAGACAAGTCATCTCCATCCACCCCCAAGAACAGCGAGAGCAGGCTTCCTGTTCCATCTCCTAGCCCCGGTCACGGCCCTAAGTCCAACAAGGAACAGCAGCGCTCGTCACCCCAGCCTCCTGCGAGTGAGCACTCATCTCTGCCATCCCCGCGTATCTCATCTACACCTTCGAGGAGCCTGCCTTCCATCCCCAAGATTCGCCCATCAAGCAGTTATACCCATGTAATTGAATCCCTAGGTTCTCCttcggatgaggaggatgaaatTTCCTTGGCTTATGATGATCTACCCGAGACTCCAACCAGAAGAAAGAGTCACAGCCCATCAGATTCCGGTTCTAGTCAACCTGAAGATGGCGACgagcctccgccgccgccgccgcctcaCCGTTCACCCAGCTCGAGTGTGGTGAATGCACCTGTCCTCAGTCCAACTGGCGGACAGCAGCGACGCCGGGGCTCTTCGCCGCTCAAGCATGAGTACGAGCCATCTACAGCCTCTGATTCTTACTCTGACTCTGACTCTGAAACGTCAACCGTGAGACGGTACGACATGGATTCGGCATCGGAGTACTCTGGATCAGAAGATGACtcggaagacgaggatgactCTGAAGACGAGCTGGACTCGACTCTTCCGCCAACCGAATCTCGTGATCCTCCCAGGTCTTCTGAACAGGCATCTATCGTTCCTTCTGGCAGCAGTATCTCCCCGTCTCACTCTGCGTCTCAAGTCGGTTATCGAACCGTGCCCCCGCAGCCCACAAAGTCTTCTAGAGTGATGGCATCGATCTTCGCCTGGTCTGACAAGGGCACCTGGGAGAGCTTGCTGTCTGATGAATGTGTCATCATCGTTAGCCCTGGCCTTGTCGAAGCCTACGAGATGAGCGTTGCTCCTTCGGAGTCCGGTCATGACGAAGGCTCGCAATCCAGCAAAGTACGACCTATGATTGCTCTCGAATTGACACCCCTGGTTCCCATCCGCCGCGGCACGGCCATTGACATCAGCATTCGCTCGCCGCCAACCGATCGATCAAAGGTCACCTGGAGTAACAACATCATGTTCCGCTCCCGCAACGCCGACGAATGCGAAGTCCTATACGGCCTAATCAACACCTCACGCATTAACAACCCAACCTACATCGCGCTTCAGAACGCCCGAGGCCCCTTCGCCGACCAGCCAGTCCCCTTGGAACGCTCCAACAATGCCGCCGGGGGCATGTTCGGCTGGCCCCGCCGCCGCAAGAGCTACCGCGCCTCAGCATCCTCCCCTCGCTCCCTGGCCGATAACTCTGAAAGCAGCGTCGGAACAATGAGCAGTGCATTCTCCGCCCTGAAGCGCTTCGGCAACGGAAGCAAGATGTTCAATATCACACGGTCAACGGTGACTTCGCGAAACGGCCAAGAAGACGGCACCAGCACAGCCGGCGGCTCGACATCAGGAATCGGCCGCATCGCAGCGGCCATCAAGGGCGTCGACGGCATCGGTCTATCAAACGCCAAGATCCGCATGTATGTTCGAGAGACGCAGACCAAGTGGCGCGATATGGGCGCCGCACGGTTAACCATCATGCCCGCTCCTGCCTCATCATCAGCCCGCCCCAACACCGCCAGCAGCGAtgccaacagcaacaacccaGATGCCCGTCGCAGCGGCCTGCAAGAAGCCCAGAAACGCATTGTGGTCCGCGGAAAGACGCGCAACGAGGTTCTGCTTGACGTGTGTCTGGGCGAGAGCTCGTTCGAGCGCGTCGCGAGGACGGGTATTGCAGTGTCTGTATGGGAGGATGCGCATGCTGGTGGTGCTATGCCAGAGAAGGGAGGTGTTACCGGGGGTTCGTATAAGATCTATATGATCCAAATGAAGAGTGAGGCGGAGGCGGCGTATACGTTTGGGTTGGTTGGGAAGTTGAAGTATTGATTTGATTCATTTGGTGGAGTACTGTGACATGGTTTATTAGGGTTGGGGGTTAGTTATGAGTGATTGATTTATGTGATTTGATGGTTTACGGTGTTTTATGTTGTTGTTTATGTCTGTTTATGTCTTGTTTTTGCACATAGATGTGTGCTTTGATCATACCCCATTTGTTTCTTATAATGTTGTTCTTGATATTTATCCATGCGATGTTGATACTTGTATATGAAGCTGAGATATAACATATATGACTTGGTATTCTGCATTGTATTCATTCTATATAAACACATGTCCATGTTCCATAGTATGCAAACAAGTGTACATACGCCAGTCAGGGGTATCATATCATATCGGAAACCACCGTCTATCCTAAATGATAAAAAGGCAGGCAACTAACAAATTAATCCAGCACAATCGGGCTAGAAGCAGAGCTTTCCCCAACTTCCTTCGCACCTTCATCTCCATCACCTACCTCGACAGATGTAGTATCACTGGTAGGAGCAGCACCTCTCTTCTTAAAAATAAACCCAACCCGATTATCCTCCTCCTGAACTAACGGAAacaaaacatcatcatcgtcaatCGCTTTCATGACATCATGCTCTGCGATTTTAGACTCCGACATCAAGAGCGGGTCGATGTGCGTATAGGCAGCGAGCGACTGCTGCATTTTGTTCTTTTGGTTGATGGGTTCgttttcttcgtcttcgttaTCATTGGTGTTGGGGTCGCGGTTGGATTTGGATGGGCGGGTGCGTTGACGTTGGCGTTGGCGGATGAGACGCTCTTGTTCTTCCATGTCGACTTCGGAGGCTTTGAGGAGGGTTGGGAAGTCGGGGAGGTCGGGGAtttcgtcttcatcatcgttatcctcttcttcattgttTCGTTCCGGTGATTCTCTCCTAATAGAAGAGCCCTCCGGCTCATGCTTATTCGGAGGAGTGACACCCCGGCCCCCACACTCACACCCCAGCAGCTCATGCGTCTGGCAGAGACTGCTCTCATCCAACCGAAACAAATCCTTAAGCTCATTCCTCGAGAACTGCGCAACCCCATCCTTCCGCTCCATAACACTATCCGCCAATCCAATCTTCGTAACCTGCCTTTGCCaaatcttctcctccagactCCCCTTCAGCAAAACGCGATAGATCCGACAATGCCGTTTCTGTCCATCCCGGTGTATCCGCGCCATCGCCTGCACGTCAGTCGCTGGGTTCCAGTCAACGTCGAAGAGAACGAGACGGCTTGCGCCGATAAGGTTCAGGCCCGTGCCACCTGCTTTTGCGGAGAGGAGGAAGGCGAAGCAGACGGAGGCGGGCAGGCGGTTGAAGTCTTCGACTAGGGACTGGCGTTTTGCGGCTGGGGTGGAGCCGTCGAGGcggaggaaggggagggagagggaggagaggagtTTGGCGAGGAGGTCCAGGGTGGAGGTGTAGTTTGACACGAGGACGATTTTCTCGGATGTTTTTGTGCGGAGGTTGTGGAGGAGTTGGTCGAGGACGCGGATTTTGGCGCTCATGCCGGGGGAGTTGAGAGTGATGCGGGCGAGTTTGGGGGggatggaggagaggagggatgTGATTGTTTCGCTGGGTGTGTCGTTGACGTTTTGCGCGGAGAGTAAGGATGGGCTGTTGCAAACTTTCTTGAGGATGGTGATCAGTTGTAGGGCACTTTCAGAGTTGCCAAGGACGCTTTGGAATGCAGGTGAGGCGAGGACATGCTTGTAGAAATTGGCCTGGGCGTGCGTAGGGTTGCAGAAGAGGACGTATTCCGTCTTGGGCGGGAGGTATTTGGCCAGGATATCTGCTGTTCTGCGCAGCATGAACTTGGATGTGAGCTCCCTGAACTCTTCACCACGGGCCTCTCCCTTCTCGATGTCTTTCCGCGTTGCTTCCGGTTGTCTGCTTCTCACAATTGGCGTTTCGAATTCCCTAACAAAGGCCTTGAAAGTTCCCAAGACACCAGGGTTGACCAGGTCCACTGCCGCAAAGAACTCTCTCAGATCATTCTGAATAGGAGTGCCAGAGAGAATAACCCTCTTCGCGGCGTTCAACGACTGAATTGCCTGGCCACTCTTGTTCTGCAGTGTCTTCAGCCGATGCCCTTCATCTGCAATGATGATATCGACACCATTGCCTCTCGTGAGTCCTTCCTGGACAGTCCGCAACTTCTCATATCCCACAATCATAACGCTATAAGCTTTGCCCATAGTGAAATCTGTCAATCGCTTCCGGTTATCGTCGAGGACAAAGACTCCAATTCTCTCATTGCCCAGCCACTTCCGGAATTCCTTTCTCCAGTTGCTGATCAGCGTTACTGGGCAAACAATAAGAGCCTTTTTTACGACCGGAGGACTTTCATAAATCGGATTCTGcttcagcagcgtccacagCAGCGTAATCGTCTGCAGTGTCTTTCCGAGTCCCATATCATCGGCCAGGATCGCCCCTTCGCCATTGAACGACCGCAATCCCATCACGCACTCGTAGAGGAACTGCACACCTTCTCGCTGATGTTGGCGAAGATGCTTACCTAGAATAGGATCAACAACCACATCGACAATCTGTTTTCCCTTCGGCGCTGAATCAGGCCGTTTCATTACCAACGCTCCGGGCGCTTTCGGATCATGCCGTGGGCTAGGGAGACTTTTCTTCTGCGGTATGACCGTCGTCTCTAACAACGGCGTCTTATACGCACTGGTCGACTTGGCAGTGGTGCTTTTCGAGACAGACGCCGCACTTCCACCAGTAGCAGCATTAACCCCCGGCGTAGCGGCATTCCTCGTCCCCGTCTTATTCTGACCCGCCAAAGGAATGAACTGTTTCGTAGACACAGATGGCGTAACCGAAGCGGTATTATTCTCAAGAAAAACCCTGCCCGACATGTACTCTTTCCTCGGAATCTCCGAGTCAACCTCGACCTCTTTACTCCCAATCGACAGCATCGTACCGGAATCGAGTTTCGATCCGTACATTATACGGCCCATTTCTTTCCCTGAAATATCTTGTAGATGGGCGTAGCCGTCGCGGATCGTTAGGATACCGTCTCCGTCCCAGGTTTTGTTCTTTTTGGTGGTTGGTTTGCGCCTGTCATACACAATACCCATTAGGATATGAGTATAGCCAGTGTTAGGGAAGGGGATACCCATACCATAGGACATTAAAAAAcctctcctctccacccccaTTCCTATTCCCATCCCCACCTCCAattgtcttcttctctttctcaccaTTCTCACCACCACCCAACCCACCTTGATTCCTCACCTGAAGCAAAGGTCTCCGCGGCGCTGACTCTGTCTGCAAACGCTGTTTTTTGGCCGGAGGTGCATCCTGGTCATCTGTGATGGTGATAGTTTCTCGCGGGACAGGTTCGGTCCTGGTTTCATtcgatgacgacgatggtTGGGATTGTTGTGGTTTCCTTATTAAAGGAGGTTTGAAGGGCTTGAAGACCATGGCATTTGTGAAAAGAGTCTCCAAGCTGCTGCTGGTTCGTTGTTCGTATTATCTGAGGTCGAGGCATTGGCGGACGCGTTGCGCGAGACGCGGTGGAGCGTGGACACGTGATTTCATATTGCCTAATTGGGTTTACTACGATGGAGCACTCTGAAATAAGAGTGAATACGACGTTCATTGCTTGAAGATCCGACTATCATGAATTCACATTGCGCAAAGATCGTGTTGATATTAATGAAATGAAAATCATCATCTATATACAAGTCGTGTCATGCCGCAAGTCGCTTTTAAGGTTGATCAAAAAACATTAATTCGTAGATTTTATATATCAGGAAAGGTGCTCATTTCGAAGCGAAAGTAGAAGACGAAACGAAAAGCGAGAAGGGTATGAACGAAGGAAAAGCAAGTTGTAGACCAAAAGAGAGAACAAAGCAGGCAGTGGAAGACCACCATCACCTCGCATCATCCAAAACGACCTTGTCAGTCAAGGGAATGTTCTTCGGTCCCTCGTACGATCTCATCCGGAAGAGCCACCACACGCCCACAAAGAGCGTCAAACCACCAGTGATCAAGCAGGCATAGTTCATCGAAGCGGCATCAGTCGGCAGAGCGTAAGGGAAGCAGAAGATGACAACGAAGGCAATGATATAGATGCAGGAAAGAGCGTTGACAATGAAACCAATGAAGCCCTTCATCCAGAAGAAGCCGGGCTGGAACGACGACCGACGAGTGAGGATGTGAGGGAAGATGGCGGCAAAGTAGGAAAGACTGGAGAGTTGCACGAAGGAGCCAACGAAGGCGTTGAACGCGGTCGACGAGCCGACGTAAATACACGCGAGGATGGTGATTATGGCGCCGCAGACTAGGGTTGCGTTGAAAGGGTTGTGCATCTTGCTGTTGACCCGGCCAAGCCATTTCGGGAATGGGGTGGCTCTGTCGCGAGCAAGGGTCCAGAGGGTACGGCCGGCGGTGATGTAGCAGCCGCAGCAAGTGATGAGGGTGGGCAGGAAAGCGACGATCAGCAAACCGAGAGCTCCGCCTCTGGTTCCGGTGGCCTGGTGGTAAATCTCGGCAAGGGGGAAACCGTAAACGCTGGAGATGACCTTTGGGAGGTCGTTGATCGAGTAGAAGATGGCAACCATGTAAACAATACCGGTGACGAACCCAACGCTCATCTGGGCCAGGATAGCCTTCGGGATGTTACGGCTGGGTTGGGGGATTTCTTCCGCCAGATGCGAGGAGCAGTCAGGAGTTCCCACACTGTAAGCACCGTTAAGCATTCCTGCAACAAAAACGAATCCTTGACTTTGGTAGCCGGTTCCATTTTGCCATTCGTGCCAGACAAAGTCATTGGTCGCATACGGCTGGCCGTTGACATGGGGCATGACTGCGCAGACAATGATCGTAACGAAAACACCAGCGAGAATAAAGAACATGCCCAGGTTGCCGATATATGGAAGAATGCGGTTCAAGAACAGGACGATGCAGCAACAGACCCATGTGCAGATGACGAAACTGACGAAGATATGCCAGGATTTTGGGACGAAGCCGGGATTCATGAGGGCGTACATAGAAACGGTTTGTTGGCCGAGGATCGATGACATCGATGTAGCACCCAAGATCCAAGCAAGACAGTTCCAGAAACCAGCGAAGAAACCACACGGACGACCATATTTTCCAGCGGTGATCGAAGCCCAGTGGTAAACACCACTGGCCGAAGGCATACCAGAAGCCAGTTCCGCAATAGATGCTGCAACCAACCAGTAACAAACCGAGACGGCGATGAATTCGTAAATCACACCCGGCGGTCCTCCGTTGCTCAGCGCAGTCGTCACGCTACCACCCTGCGCAATCCAAGTGTTTCCGGTTGTGACGGCCACGGCACAGATACTGATCAAGCTGAAATTCCGTTCAAGTTCCTGGCGATGACCTGATGGATTGATTAATTCGCCGGAGGCCCGTTCCTCACTGGCGGCCTCGACGGACTGCATCTTCTCCTGGGGCTTCGGGGCGAAATTTTCTGTCGTCATTTTGGCAATTCAATAATTGCGACGTAGAGACGAATTGAGCAACGATTGAGTAAAAAGATTATTGTATAGTATAGGGTGAAATCAACGGAGTAGAATAAAGGGGTTCACGAGAGGCGAGAGTTGGCGGGAATGACGATAGAATGTGGCACAAGGGTTAAAGAACGACACGATACAACAACGGAATGCAGACGACCAAATCGAATATCATAAGATTCAATAACGGCCGGACATAACAGCCTGCAGAACGTTGGGTAGCatcgaaaaagaaaaagaagggacGGAAGAGAGATAAGGCGGCATTGGCGGAGGGTTTATACTTGGGAGTGTCTCGTACACTTTTTGGGTGCGTGCAACTGGGATTGCGGAACAAGTGGACCTGTATGGGTGGGTTCGAAGAAACTTAGTACGCATCTATGCCCAATCGGAGAACCATATTCCCCCTACGCTTAGAGGCAAACATCCACCGGGGGTTTAATTATTGGCCGCTGGGATACGGCTGCCCACTGACTACACTCCAACGGGATCAGCGAATCATGACGGGGGACGCGGAGAATGCTCTTTTCCTAAAAGGGGAGCTTAAACAGATGCAACTCTATCAGGGATGTAAGCAGAGTATACAGTAGCCTGGTAGAGGCAACTGTGGCGGCTATGTGTCTAGTGGCTATGAGCTGGTGGCGCTGAACTTGTCTCGTTTGCAGTGAACTTTCGGCTCATGTACCGAATTTCTCGAAGCCACAAGGTACTTCGGATCGTAGTCGCACGTGCTTCAGCTCATAATGGTACTTGTACCACATATTATTATCCCTAATTATGAACAAAGATGAGCATGTGCTTGTAGTCTTTGATACTGACTTGTAACTGAGATATCATATGGAGATATGACGGCTCTCTATCGAAGCACTGGCCATCCGCTACGCCAAAGTACGAAGTACGGCATACGCCATCACTAGCATAGAGCATCAGTTAATTAGCATTAAATTGACAATTAACATCAATAACTGATTCTGATAAGGGAATAAACAATCATGAGATTCAGCATCATGCAACCCGACCTGTCCAATACGGAGTATGGCGATCTTATAAGTCAATTGCCAGCCACCGCGGGAGAAGCCGATTGTCAGCTCAAATACACCGACCAGGGTGTCCTCTAAGTACAAATACTCTCGGTGGAATCAATCATATGAGTCTCGTATTATCGGCAATTCCGAATCTCACTCGGTCAATTTATCTCAGGCCGGAGCACGGAGTCCTCCGCGTAATGTCGGTGCTCGCTCTACTCCGGTGTCTTGCCCAATTCTTTGTCCAGGGTATTTTGTCTAAACGGACAATTACCATAACCATATCCAACAGCAAGCCATTGGTCAAGCATCTCTCTCGTGGGATGGAGTCGTGGAGTCGCTCCTGAATCGTGAGACAGTGATCCTGCACGACGGCGCGATACGGCACGCTCACTGGCAGCTTCCCGCAGCGCCGGACTTGAGCTTATTTGTTTTTTTCCTGAGGGTTTGATCAAGAGATGCTCGTGTGGATTGACCGATGCAGGAGGTTTCTAGAAATTCTGGTGGCGATGCAGGCAGAATGGAATTGTGTCCTTTCATCCCCTGCATCCCTGTCCTTAATTATGCTAGATTACGGGGTTGTCTTGGATGGAACAGGGATCTCAGATAGATAGTTCGCGCACAATAGCGAGGATACGAAGGCATACAATTACGGACACGGCCACGGAGCAGGCACGGAATATCAACGGAGGCGGTTAACTGACAGAATTGATATTATCAGATCCGATGCCGGTGGGATGATGGATTAAGTTCAATAAAACAGTCGGTGGTCACCCATGGAACTGACTTGATCTTtgcgagaaaagaaaagacgcAAAGCAAAGTTAATAATTCTATCGCGAACCTGCAGTACTAATCAAATCTAGATCTGGAACATTAGGCAAAGTTCATTCCCCACTGTTCACGATGCTTTTGCGTGCTCTACTTGTATAGTATCCTGTGCAGCATTAT
This Aspergillus chevalieri M1 DNA, chromosome 3, nearly complete sequence DNA region includes the following protein-coding sequences:
- the LHS1_2 gene encoding uncharacterized protein (COG:O;~EggNog:ENOG410PFF0), with amino-acid sequence MSSPAPHRASNRGGNPATTPNKGPSAPKQKPVDIGKQLGLYDTSSVRAKVRKWQQQGGGVVVANDCVYYEEDEENKSAANNSQGRSTARDKQTRTSKIRSESTPRKRVISDEHWKLNRNAPQTPQTKLPPPKRISEYTTNDSLGSPPPRRDRRDTINDDKPRPSQASRSRERSRTAVTPESVRQHRKSKSTHDLSARTGNDTSRLERPRPSYSRPETEVRSLPDERSEISERSRTKSLPPEADMDWATLEENFAELSKKRARGLEPSAAKPRPTPATSLKPPKGGIFSHMLDESRKMFARPEPPRPKGTRIEAWLSGTPDTFTHDGESDVEIPAPLNMRPNKAKHSSRDSLDRHHTPDSRRREGSHNSEPPSENRSRRRSTHVRRSRDKIEADEEKSTGELSSLRGPDHTPPPSIRRKSSESKQGRSPANDKESEASEKAREKSAEPEPEDDETEFHPPEEAEASDDKALVPFGRERPFPTTGNRLPTIASAESDKAGDAEKPEEPTTEQGPSEEEAKSIPVQEVPDSEERDQFDPNSLPLVTTQLKRRLTTHDDLISVLSGSNGRSRSLRSARSLRSNKSHAPNATVTDLLRELSADEAKYMRELKTLVGGVIPVLLTCVLSRSESAVAAGLFRPSMDPKDEMNFTRPIVDMGVAIERLKSLHKRIPQDQVDTLLHWATGAQKVYRDYLKAWRLGFKDVIVNLAPLDESEAAKNKDDKEDGNNNNSETRSLDEGMARDENGDVVDSEGEKVDVAYLLKRPLVRLKYLAKTFKGINMLQPSSKADETASSYQALVTEARRRAREERARLEDESAASIDPTRARDPATLGALAGVTVDQTRRVRARDFFNLSLYHSTGQVIDCRAELLMRDNAPINGAGGDLLICEIDHSDRWLLFPPIDAGCVSARNGDTKGEVVVMIRSPPGQAKAWQEVISLQIEEEEIAFEWIQLLGLHPIPPTICRSQSFIDRARQRQKQLQQQQEQQEQDTPPTLPTIQETPPSPRHLDVPIGEKATSRAARRSLTPKDPSTEPSILGSSFALESRDSLSTDITRQSDYVSESARPATASPQPSILHSRDPRAMTPVDDKSPGLKRSKAKRVSRIGESPSPAPEDKSSPSTPKNSESRLPVPSPSPGHGPKSNKEQQRSSPQPPASEHSSLPSPRISSTPSRSLPSIPKIRPSSSYTHVIESLGSPSDEEDEISLAYDDLPETPTRRKSHSPSDSGSSQPEDGDEPPPPPPPHRSPSSSVVNAPVLSPTGGQQRRRGSSPLKHEYEPSTASDSYSDSDSETSTVRRYDMDSASEYSGSEDDSEDEDDSEDELDSTLPPTESRDPPRSSEQASIVPSGSSISPSHSASQVGYRTVPPQPTKSSRVMASIFAWSDKGTWESLLSDECVIIVSPGLVEAYEMSVAPSESGHDEGSQSSKVRPMIALELTPLVPIRRGTAIDISIRSPPTDRSKVTWSNNIMFRSRNADECEVLYGLINTSRINNPTYIALQNARGPFADQPVPLERSNNAAGGMFGWPRRRKSYRASASSPRSLADNSESSVGTMSSAFSALKRFGNGSKMFNITRSTVTSRNGQEDGTSTAGGSTSGIGRIAAAIKGVDGIGLSNAKIRMYVRETQTKWRDMGAARLTIMPAPASSSARPNTASSDANSNNPDARRSGLQEAQKRIVVRGKTRNEVLLDVCLGESSFERVARTGIAVSVWEDAHAGGAMPEKGGVTGGSYKIYMIQMKSEAEAAYTFGLVGKLKY